A DNA window from Thermodesulfatator atlanticus DSM 21156 contains the following coding sequences:
- a CDS encoding MinD/ParA family protein has translation MLPLEKEKNSFEGPRVFAFSSGKGGVGKTTLAANVAYALSCHKKVLLFDGDLGLANVDVLFGLSPRFHIGDVLAGRCAIEDVVVCGPGGLRILPASSGLVKLTNLTETQKLVLLEEFDRITAGLDYVFLDTPAGISENVLYLNLASQERVLICTPEPTSLTDVYALIKVLFRKHHIKRFHLVVNFVKNKAQALEIYRQLLRVIERFLGSISLNFLGGIPFDQKVSEAIRAQRPLLEIYPNTPASKAIREIVFQLAALERTSFEGGIQFFGRKIMGVCA, from the coding sequence ATGTTACCGCTTGAAAAAGAAAAAAATAGTTTTGAAGGTCCCAGGGTATTTGCCTTTTCAAGTGGCAAAGGGGGAGTGGGGAAAACCACCCTTGCTGCTAACGTGGCGTATGCCCTTAGTTGTCACAAGAAAGTTCTTCTTTTTGATGGCGATTTGGGGCTTGCCAATGTTGATGTTTTGTTTGGATTGAGCCCACGTTTTCATATCGGAGACGTACTTGCTGGTCGTTGCGCCATTGAAGACGTAGTTGTTTGTGGCCCGGGGGGGCTCAGAATCCTTCCTGCAAGCTCTGGCCTGGTGAAACTTACCAACCTTACCGAAACACAAAAATTAGTCCTTTTAGAGGAGTTTGACCGTATTACCGCTGGTCTTGATTATGTTTTTCTTGATACCCCTGCAGGAATTTCCGAAAACGTGCTTTACTTAAACCTGGCTTCTCAGGAGCGGGTGCTTATTTGTACGCCTGAGCCCACCTCTTTAACAGACGTCTATGCTCTCATAAAAGTCCTTTTCAGGAAGCATCACATCAAACGTTTTCATTTGGTGGTTAATTTTGTCAAAAACAAGGCCCAGGCCCTTGAAATATACCGCCAGTTGTTAAGGGTGATTGAGAGATTTCTTGGCAGCATTTCGCTTAATTTTCTTGGCGGAATTCCCTTTGATCAAAAAGTTTCAGAGGCAATTCGAGCTCAGAGGCCCCTGCTTGAAATTTATCCCAACACTCCGGCAAGCAAGGCCATAAGAGAAATAGTTTTTCAACTTGCGGCTCTTGAGAGGACGTCGTTTGAGGGTGGCATTCAATTTTTTGGACGAAAAATCATGGGGGTGTGTGCATGA